One genomic window of Salvia miltiorrhiza cultivar Shanhuang (shh) chromosome 4, IMPLAD_Smil_shh, whole genome shotgun sequence includes the following:
- the LOC131023245 gene encoding uncharacterized protein LOC131023245 yields the protein MKFTTSASSYGASSMTTPDFFPECACKLQVEMKTSRTQLNPGRRFLRCSNKEKQCGFFEWVDPEVKPKIEDDEDEKLNFWIGECYLLGKYVEEDMKRIRLLENEVRLLRMENVESSKCSMKKMVACACVLGVVCLVIQAFVS from the exons ATGAAGTTCACGACATCTGCCTCCTCTTATGGCGCCTCGTCCATGACTACACCCGATTTCTTCCCTGAATGCGCGTGCAAACTTCAAGTAGAGATGAAAACGTCGCGAACACAGCTCAATCCTGGGCGAAGATTCTTGAGATGCTCCAACAAAGAG AAACAATGTGGCTTCTTTGAGTGGGTAGATCCTGAAGTAAAGCCtaaaattgaagatgacgaaGATGAAAAATTGAACTTCTGGATTGGAGAATGCTATCTCCTAGGGAAATATGTGGAGGAAGATATGAAGCGAATTAGATTGTTGGAGAATGAAGTGAGACTCCTCAGAATGGAGAACGTCGAGAGCAGCAAGTGTTCGATGAAAAAGATGGTTGCATGTGCTTGTGTTCTGGGTGTTGTTTGTTTGGTGATTCAAGCTTTTGTTTCGTAG
- the LOC131023246 gene encoding protein argonaute 4B-like has product MELVKQPDILLPPLDAIPLNVVPIRMVPPKESPVMEIVKPKAAPVISHLPGLKGRRVCLLTNLFKVTVARAIDDFYHYDISIFREDGSEITSKNIKRAVVEELSGSEMYKQELSGKTLVYDGVGSLFTLGPLPQNNLQFSVVMVRKSISKGSSVGGDGSPNGNDQKRQKIAFRSRAFKVEMRFASQISMKSFNERSLRVLNTILQQQASRKGCLVVGQSFFLHEQSNYIDLGGGVLGCRGFFTSFRALQGGLFLNHDMSMTTTIQSGAVVDFLLSNQNVKTPFNIDWNKASRTLKNMRIRVKHLNQEFRITGLSERSCKEQK; this is encoded by the exons ATGGAGTTAGTAAAACAGCCTGATATTCTGCTGCCACCTCTCGACGCAATTCCCCTAAATGTTGTTCCCATCAGAATGGTGCCACCAAAAGAATCGCCAGTGATGGAAATAGTGAAGCCTAAAGCTGCTCCGGTGATCAGCCACCTGCCCGGATTGAAAGGGAGAAGAGTGTGTTTGTTGACGAATCTTTTCAAAGTCACAGTCGCCAGAGCTATAGATGACTTCTATCACTATGAT ataTCGATCTTTCGTGAAGATGGTAGTGAGATTACTAGTAAAAATATTAAGAGGGCTGTGGTTGAAGAACTCTCTGGCTCTGAGATGTATAAACAAGAGCTATCAGGGAAAACACTTGTTTATGATGGTGTTGGAAGCTTATTCACTCTTGGCCCACTGCCACAGAACAATCTTCAGTTTTCTGTTGTGATGGTTCGGAAAAG TATTAGTAAAGGCAGCAGTGTTGGAGGCGATGGGAGCCCAAACGGGAATGATCAGAAGAGGCAGAAGATTGCGTTTCGTTCCAGAGCATTCAAAGTGGAGATGAGATTTGCGTCTCAAATCTCAATGAAATCCTTCAATGAGAGAAGCTTGAGAGTCTTGAATACTATTCTGCAGCAGCAAGCAAGTAGAAA GGGCTGTCTCGTTGTTGGCCAATCGTTCTTTCTCCACGAGCAATCAAACTATATCGACTTAGGTGGTGGCGTTCTTGGATGTAGGGGTTTCTTTACGAGCTTCAGGGCTCTTCAGGGTGGATTGTTTCTGAATCATG ACATGTCTATGACGACAACCATACAATCAGGTGCAGTGGTTGATTTCCTTTTGAGCAACCAAAATGTGAAAACTCCCTTCAACATTGATTGGAATAAG GCTAGCCGGACATTAAAGAATATGAGGATCAGAGTGAAACATTTGAATCAGGAGTTCAGAATCACAGGGCTAAGTGAAAGATCTTGCAAAGAACAGAAGTGA
- the LOC131023247 gene encoding protein argonaute 4A-like, translated as MGSRLYLEMKLLEPKKLENWVVVNFSTSCDVRNMFMEFAKVASAKGMVTSPPACVLDENPKNRKKPPSVRVDMMFQQLQSRFKHHPPNFIICLLSDKKFSDLYGPWKRKTLIEFGIQNQCLSTSKIDELYLINLLLKINIKLGGLNHAIVSESTRTIPLVSKIPTMILGIHVSHARAEAPSIASVVGSREWPRVSSYCASLRALPPKSQMIDSLFMPISKQMDAGIMRELLREFHSSSGQKKPAQIIIFRNGLSTSQFKEFLNVEMDQILKACSFLEANWRPKFTVIVSQRQHHTKFFEAGLGANVPPGTIVDSKVCDVQCTNFYMCAHSARIGTARPTHYHVVVDEIGFTSDDLQELIHSSSYMFQRCNRAISEAAPVRYARLAAALMSQAIKPEEMVNTSQGYQLPKLHKNVASSMFFI; from the exons ATGGGGAGCAGATTATACCTAGAAATG AAACTCCTGGAGCCAAAGAAACTCGAGAATTGGGTGGTGGTGAACTTCTCCACTAGCTGTGATGTTCGTAACATGTTTATGGAGTTTGCCAAAGTCGCCTCAGCTAAAGGAATG GTTACGAGTCCTCCAGCGTGTGTTCTTGATGAAAATcctaaaaatagaaagaaaccGCCTTCTGTTAGAGTCGATATGATGTTCCAACAATTGCAGTCAAGATTCAAGCACCATCCACCAAATTTTATCATCTGCCTTCTTTCTGATAAGAAGTTCTCTGATTTATATG GTCCTTGGAAAAGGAAGACTCTCATTGAGTTTGGAATTCAGAATCAATGCCTTTCAACTAGCAAAATTGATGAGCTATATCTGATCAATTTGCTGCTAAAGATAAACATTAAG CTTGGTGGACTTAATCACGCCATCGTCTCTGAATCAACACGAACCATTCCATTGGTTAGTAAGATTCCTACGATGATTCTTGGTATCCATGTTTCTCATGCTCGAGCAGAGGCGCCTTCCATTGCTTCA GTAGTTGGCTCGAGAGAGTGGCCAAGAGTGTCGAGTTATTGCGCATCTCTCCGTGCACTTCCTCCAAAATCTCAAATGATTGATTCACTTTTCATGCCAATTTCTAAGCAGATGGATGCCGGCATAATGAG GGAGTTGCTGAGGGAGTTTCACTCGAGCTCCGGCCAGAAAAAGCCAGCTCAAATCATAATATTTAG GAATGGATTGAGCACATCACAGTTTAAGGAGTTCTTGAATGTAGAAATGGATCAGATTCTTAAG GCCTGTAGCTTTCTAGAGGCGAACTGGCGACCCAAGTTTACAGTTATTGTGTCACAAAGGCAGCATCACACTAAATTCTTCGAGGCTGGTTTGGGAGCGAACGTTCCTCCAG GAACTATTGTTGACAGCAAAGTTTGTGATGTTCAATGTACTAATTTCTACATGTGTGCTCATTCTGCCAGGATT GGGACAGCAAGGCCAACCCATTACCATGTCGTGGTAGACGAAATTGGTTTCACATCAGATGATCTGCAGGAACTGATTCATTCTTCATCATATAT GTTCCAGAGATGCAACAGGGCGATATCTGAAG CGGCTCCTGTTCGTTATGCACGACTAGCGGCTGCTCTGATGTCGCAGGCGATCAAGCCTGAAGAAATGGTGAATACATCTCAAGGGTATCAACTGCCAAAGTTGCACAAAAATGTGGCCTCTTCAATGTTCTTCATCTGA